CTTTCAAGCCCCCTGAGAAAAGGATTGAAAGCTTCTTCGAGCAAACTTTTGGTCTCAATATCACATGGCTCAGCTCATGAAGTCGGTGTTTCCCAAGACGAGATCTTCATTTCCGACCACCAGTATGTCGTCTCTCTCAtatcaatttctctctctgcTAGTCCTTCTTTTATCTAATTGGTGATTGGAACAATGAAAGTAAACTGTGTTCTCACAAATCTTTTTGAGCAAATTGACGTTTTGCACTCTATATGTTCCGAGCTGCTGAGTTTTGAATCCTCTTGTTTCTCTTGCATTTCGTTGTATATCCTCTATGAAAAGCAGATTAGTTGATAAGAACTTCCGGGTGGTTgaatatttatgtattttttcgAACGGAGATTGGTGGTTTATAATTCATGGCCGTACAAAATTCCTGGAGCAAAGAATGGGCCTAATAAATTATAATGGCTATGAGATCATATCATTGAGCCTTTTCTGTTTGTCAGGTGAGTCCCAGAAGGAACGTCTAAACAGCATGTCTAGCAAGCCGAGCAGCGTCAATGGAGAGTACACACAAGCTTTCAGGACCAAGTCCTACGTGGAAATGTATGCTAAAGTCCAATCCCATATTGGAAGAACAAGCATAGGCAGATCGCTCCCGTTGCTGCCTCCGTCAGCCGATGCCCATAGTATGGCGCACCTGTCAGAATGGCTCCTCGAGCCTGGGCAGGAAACCCTCACGAACATGATCAAGACCTTGAATTTCCATGGTCTTCTTGTTGACTACTTCCAGATGAGCTCATACGCGTGTGATGTGTGCGAGTTGCTCCTCTGGGGCATCTACCAGATCCGCACCAATTACCAAAGGATCAGAAGAGCAACCAAGTTGGCAAAACTAGTATTTGAAGATGCAAGTCATGCAGACGAACAGAGCCGTCTGATATGCCGAGAGCTGTCCGCATTTGCCTCTCTGACAAACCCTTTATTTGCGATCGCTGTGGTCCAGTTCCCAGGTATGCATGATAATCACATGGCATTGTTTCATGAGTTAACATCCAAGCGCAAGCAGATGCGGCGGAGAATGAAGCTGGCTAGGGCTTGCAAGAGGGTAGGAGGGCTTGGGCTGGTGGTCTCCTCTGCCGTGATCTCGGCCACAGCGCTGGTGCTGGCAAGCTGTAGCACCGGGATGTGCAATAGGAAAGGGAAGTCCATTAGGTCACCATCATATCCAGAGAAAAGCTCATCGACCCAAGCAGTTTGCGCACAACTTGATGTCACAGCGAAAGGGGTCTACATACTGGCTAATGATATGGACACAGTA
The window above is part of the Eucalyptus grandis isolate ANBG69807.140 chromosome 6, ASM1654582v1, whole genome shotgun sequence genome. Proteins encoded here:
- the LOC104451654 gene encoding UPF0496 protein At1g20180 — protein: MAQLMKSVFPKTRSSFPTTSESQKERLNSMSSKPSSVNGEYTQAFRTKSYVEMYAKVQSHIGRTSIGRSLPLLPPSADAHSMAHLSEWLLEPGQETLTNMIKTLNFHGLLVDYFQMSSYACDVCELLLWGIYQIRTNYQRIRRATKLAKLVFEDASHADEQSRLICRELSAFASLTNPLFAIAVVQFPGMHDNHMALFHELTSKRKQMRRRMKLARACKRVGGLGLVVSSAVISATALVLASCSTGMCNRKGKSIRSPSYPEKSSSTQAVCAQLDVTAKGVYILANDMDTVSTFAGRLHDDVEHGRSRSRMVVRNYAKTGNMVREVVNEFFDAHNARFLQQVEELEKHIYLCLLTMNRSRRLVVEEILTSQSTS